From a single Bacteroidales bacterium genomic region:
- the gyrB gene encoding DNA topoisomerase (ATP-hydrolyzing) subunit B: protein MTQEELDKQGEYSADNIQVLEGLEAVRKRPAMYIGDISEKGLHHLVYEVVDNSIDEALAGYCDKIDVIIQEDNSIKVCDNGRGIPTGMHEKEQRSALEVVMTVLHAGGKFDKGSYKVSGGLHGVGVSCVNALSSLLVAEVHREGKIFKQEYRIGKPIADVAIIGESDRTGTKITFYPDYSIFTVKEYSYQILASRLRELAFLNKGIELNLTDKRNKDEEGNYISDRFYSEEGLKDFIDYLDETRVKLTESPIYIEGEKNGTPVEIAMQYNTSFSENLHSYVNNINTYEGGTHLSGFRRGLTRTLKSYADKSGMLAKLKFDISGDDFREGLTAVLSVKVQEPQFEGQTKTKLGNSEVMGAVDQMVSEALSIFLEENPKEARIIVNKVILAATARHAARKARELVQRKNVLSGSGLPGKLADCSETDPALSEIFLVEGDSAGGTAKQGRDRMIQAILPLRGKILNVEKAMPHKIFESEEIRNMFTALGVSVGTEEDSKALNLTKLRYHKIIIMTDADVDGSHIATLILTFFFRYMKPLIEQGYVYIATPPFYLVKKGKEEHYAWDDDQRDRLSLQLSRDGKGVHVQRYKGLGEMNAEQLWTTTMNPELRTLRQVTIMNEPEVDHVFSMLMGDDVPPRREFIEQNAKYANIDT, encoded by the coding sequence ATGACACAAGAAGAGTTAGATAAACAAGGCGAATATTCAGCAGATAATATACAGGTGTTAGAAGGCTTGGAAGCCGTACGTAAACGTCCTGCAATGTATATCGGAGATATCTCTGAGAAAGGTCTGCATCATCTTGTTTATGAGGTGGTAGATAATTCAATTGACGAGGCCTTGGCAGGTTATTGTGATAAAATTGATGTGATAATTCAAGAGGATAATTCCATAAAAGTATGTGACAACGGAAGGGGAATCCCAACGGGAATGCACGAAAAAGAACAACGTAGTGCCTTAGAGGTTGTTATGACAGTGCTTCATGCCGGTGGAAAATTTGATAAAGGGAGTTATAAAGTTTCCGGTGGTTTGCACGGAGTTGGAGTGAGTTGCGTAAATGCTCTTTCATCTCTTTTGGTAGCCGAAGTTCATCGTGAAGGAAAAATATTTAAACAAGAATATAGAATAGGAAAACCGATTGCCGATGTCGCAATAATTGGCGAGTCTGATCGTACAGGAACAAAGATTACTTTTTATCCCGATTATTCAATTTTTACGGTTAAAGAATACAGTTATCAAATTTTGGCTTCTCGATTGCGAGAATTGGCTTTTTTGAATAAAGGTATAGAATTAAATTTAACTGATAAAAGAAATAAAGATGAAGAAGGAAACTATATTTCCGATCGTTTTTATTCTGAAGAAGGTTTGAAGGATTTTATCGATTATCTCGATGAAACACGTGTGAAATTAACGGAGAGTCCAATTTATATTGAAGGTGAAAAAAACGGGACTCCTGTAGAAATTGCTATGCAATACAATACTTCTTTTTCGGAAAATCTTCATTCTTATGTAAATAATATCAATACATATGAGGGAGGAACGCATTTAAGCGGATTCAGAAGAGGTTTAACACGTACACTAAAATCGTATGCCGATAAATCTGGGATGTTAGCCAAATTAAAATTTGATATTAGTGGCGATGATTTTCGTGAAGGATTAACGGCTGTTCTTTCTGTAAAAGTACAAGAGCCGCAATTTGAAGGACAAACAAAGACAAAGCTTGGAAACTCTGAAGTAATGGGTGCTGTTGACCAAATGGTTAGCGAAGCATTATCGATTTTTTTAGAGGAAAACCCTAAAGAAGCCAGGATTATTGTAAACAAAGTAATTCTTGCTGCAACAGCACGTCATGCTGCAAGAAAAGCCAGAGAATTAGTACAGCGTAAAAATGTTTTATCAGGATCAGGATTACCTGGTAAATTGGCCGATTGCTCAGAAACAGATCCTGCCTTATCCGAAATATTCTTAGTGGAAGGTGATTCGGCCGGTGGAACAGCTAAGCAAGGTCGCGATCGTATGATACAAGCGATACTTCCTCTAAGAGGTAAAATTTTGAATGTGGAAAAAGCAATGCCACATAAAATTTTTGAAAGTGAAGAAATTAGAAATATGTTTACTGCATTAGGTGTTAGTGTGGGAACAGAGGAAGATAGTAAGGCTTTAAATCTAACAAAATTACGCTATCATAAAATTATAATTATGACGGATGCCGATGTAGACGGTAGCCATATTGCTACACTAATCCTAACTTTCTTCTTTCGTTATATGAAACCGTTAATTGAACAAGGTTATGTTTATATTGCTACTCCGCCATTTTATTTGGTGAAAAAGGGAAAAGAAGAGCATTATGCTTGGGACGATGATCAACGTGATAGATTATCCTTACAGTTGTCCAGAGATGGTAAAGGTGTTCATGTTCAACGATATAAAGGTCTTGGAGAGATGAATGCAGAGCAATTATGGACTACAACCATGAACCCCGAATTGAGAACACTTCGACAGGTAACTATAATGAATGAACCCGAAGTAGATCATGTATTTTCTATGTTGATGGGAGATGATGTTCCACCACGAAGGGAATTTATTGAGCAAAATGCAAAATATGCCAATATAGATACCTAA